The proteins below are encoded in one region of Sander lucioperca isolate FBNREF2018 chromosome 11, SLUC_FBN_1.2, whole genome shotgun sequence:
- the chst14 gene encoding carbohydrate sulfotransferase 14, producing the protein MLPRRHDYGMKRTGGPRNGSVINFRTTVNSGSVRRSSAVLPSVLTFLVIVASGGLLLMIEKGMLNSMETPPPRGSGKRLDFIRQIGKHSPSAVDVDSQILQEIRNRTIRTVCSQKNMPHSIWSLSPLQRKTLLQHILVNDQYHFLYCYVPKVACSNWKRVLKVLNGALESVDVNIKMDHRSDLLFLSSFKPEEIRHRLKHYFKFMFVREPMERLLSAYRNKFGEIESYQKKYGVEIVKRYRKGRAKDASVTGDDVTFAEFVHYLLDEDVERMNEHWMPVYNLCQPCAVSYDFIGSYEHLESDSEFVLQRIGAPPHVRFPERQTWYKPVTTETLHYYLCTLPQKLLRELLPKYILDFSLYAYPLPNTTTEHCRH; encoded by the exons ATGCTTCCTCGCAGGCACGACTACGGGATGAAAAGGACCGGAGGACCGCGCAACGGCTCGGTAATTAACTTTAGGACAACGGTGAACTCGGGCTCCGTCCGCCGCAGCTCCGCCGTGCTGCCCTCGGTGCTAACGTTCCTGGTGATCGTAGCATCCGGAGGCCTGCTGCTCATGATAGAGAAAGGAATGCTAAACAGCATGGAGACGCCTCCACCCAGGGGCAGCGGCAAGCGGCTGGACTTCATTCGGCAGATTGGGAAGCACAGCCCGTCTGCTGTGGACGTGGACTCTCAG ATCCTCCAGGAGATCCGTAACCGGACCATCAGGACCGTGTGCAGCCAGAAGAACATGCCCCACAGCATTTGGTCCCTGAGCCCCCTGCAGAGGAAGACGCTGCTGCAGCACATCCTGGTGAACGATCAGTACCACTTCCTCTACTGCTACGTCCCCAAGGTGGCCTGCTCCAACTGGAAGAGGGTCCTGAAGGTTCTGAACGGAGCTCTGGAGAGCGTTGACGTCAACATCAAGATGGACCACCGCAGCGACCTGCTGTTTTTGTCCTCTTTTAAACCAGAGGAGATCCGCCACCGCCTCAAGCACTACTTCAAGTTCATGTTTGTGCGGGAGCCAATGGAGCGCTTGCTTTCTGCATACAGGAACAAGTTTGGAGAGATAGAGTCCTACCAGAAAAAGTACGGTGTGGAGATCGTAAAGCGGTACAGAAAAGGCCGCGCCAAGGACGCATCTGTAACAGGAGATGATGTGACATTTGCAGAGTTTGTCCATTACTTGTTGGACGAGGATGTGGAGCGCATGAACGAGCACTGGATGCCGGTGTACAACTTGTGCCAACCCTGTGCTGTGTCCTATGACTTCATCGGCTCCTATGAGCACCTTGAAAGTGATTCAGAGTTTGTGCTCCAGCGGATTGGAGCGCCTCCTCATGTTCGCTTCCCAGAAAGGCAAACGTGGTACAAGCCGGTCACTACGGAGACGTTACACTATTACCTGTGCACTTTACCACAGAAGCTACTCAGGGAACTCCTGCCCAAGTACATTTTAGACTTTTCCCTCTACGCTTATCCTCTCCCCAACACAACCACTGAACATTGCCGGCATTAA